In a genomic window of Lycium ferocissimum isolate CSIRO_LF1 chromosome 9, AGI_CSIRO_Lferr_CH_V1, whole genome shotgun sequence:
- the LOC132031932 gene encoding uncharacterized protein LOC132031932, whose protein sequence is MSSSQKRDATWANRTAIGNKSTVQCVFCRKIFNAGIYRQIKHLTGGDRDVIVCPKVPDAVKEEIREYAANLDEYDEMDEDDSEEANDISSKSQRKPSTSGSESSTASTVKGPHNVHFSQKPHAKKRKGEAIDLNSVKKIRRERAVAAFARWMYDVELPFNSVNYTDNFGEFIKVVGQYGQGMKPPAHHEVKLPYLKKELEETNKIIEEHKVQWQRYGCSIMMDKGIAKNGKMMINVLVNSLKGSVFLESYDASVSSTDSTKMFNLFEKTILKIGKENVVQVVMDNTSENVKVGHMLKGVFPHIFWTPCVEHCINMMFDDIFKEAPYSTVFAKAVRIHSYISQTPLLLNMMRRYTNQRNLVKPAKTRFTTTFLTLRSFYLQKNNLRTLFMSTEWKESRFAKEVLGEEVATSVISPLFWNDIVQALKVCGPLITILRLVDGEKGSPMGYIYEAMDRAKEAIEKSFNGEVRKYEKVFEIIDKRWTDQLHKPLHAAGHLLNPGVFYAKNERKTLNKEVWAGYHACVERLVPDVDLQDKIGEELGVYMKADGTFGYDMAIRARTRVSPVDWWMLFGHRVPNLQEFAIRVQSSTCSSSRCERNWSVYEHIHTKKRNRLELKRLNDLVFVKYNRTLIRHYKAYSTIDPIMLDNIDEANKWLIEVPHNHENVIDEGEDLTRDHVAMASGVEENIYGFRRSTSRNNERVTTSSSRTLASEVEENMYDEEDDDQYSEDVLTLQEFAILEEE, encoded by the exons ATGTCATCAAGCCAAAAAAGAGATGCAACTTGGGCTAATCGAACTGCAATCGGCAATAAATCAACAGTTCAATGTGTGTTCTGTCGAAAGATATTCAATGCTGGAATATATCGTCagataaaacatctaactggtGGTGATAGGGATGTCATCGTATGTCCAAAAGTTCCTGATGCTGTTAAGGAAGAAATAAGAGAGTATGCTGCGAATcttgatgaatatgatgaaatgGATGAGGATGACAGTGAAGAAGCCAATGATATATCGTCAAAATCTCAAAGAAAGCCTTCAACTAGTGGCAGTGAATCATCCACAGCTAGCACCGTTAAAGGTCCTCACAATGTTCATTTCTCGCAAAAACCACAtgcaaaaaagagaaaaggtgaAGCTATTGATTTAAATTCTGTCAAGAAGATTAGAAGGGAGCGCGCTGTAGCTGCTTTTGCAAGATGGATGTATGATGTAGAGCTCCCTTTCAATAGTGTCAATTACACCGACAATTTTGGTGAATTCATTAAGGTAGTAGGCCAATATGGTCAAGGAATGAAGCCCCCCGCCCATCACGAAGTAAAACTTCCTTATCTAAAAAAGGAGTTGGAGGAGACAAACAAGATTATTGAGGAGCATAAGGTGCAATGGCAAAGATATGGATGTTCCATTATGATGGATAAAGGGATAGCGAAAAATGGGAAAATGATGATTAATGTTTTGGTGAATTCTCTCAAAGGTAGTGTGTTTCTTGAGTCCTATGATGCTAGTGTCTCTTCTACTGATTCCACCAAAATGTTCAACTTGTTTGAGAAGACTATATTgaaaattggaaaggaaaatgtTGTACAAGTTGTTATGGATAACACAAGTGAGAATGTTAAAGTGGGTCACATGTTGAAAGGAGTGTTCCCGCACATTTTTTGGACTCCATGTGTTGAGCATTGTATCAATATGATGTTTGACGACATTTTCAAGGAAGCCCCGTATTCTACAG TTTTTGCTAAGGCTGTTCGGATACATTCTTACATTAGTCAAACGCCATTGTTGTTGAACATGATGAGAAGATACACAAACCAAAGAAATTTGGTGAAACCTGCCAAGACCAGATTCACAACTACTTTCTTGACTTTGCGTAGTTTTTACTTGCAAAAGAATAACTTGAGAACCTTATTCATGTCAACTGAATGGAAAGAGAGTAGATTTGCAAAGGAAGTTCTCGGGGAAGAAGTTGCGACATCTGTTATTTCTCCGTTGTTCTGGAATGACATTGTTCAAGCACTTAAAGTTTGCGGTCCTTTGATTACTATACTTCGTTTGGTGGATGGGGAGAAAGGATCACCAATGGGCTACATTTATGAAGCCATGGATAGAGCCAAAGAAGCTATTGAAAAATCATTTAACGGGGAAGTGAGAAAATATGAGAAAGTTTTTGAGATCATTGATAAAAGGTGGACGGATCAACTTCATAAACCTTTGCATGCAGCAGGACATCTTTTGAACCCAGGGGTCTTTTATGCAAAAAATGAGAGGAAGACTTTAAATAAAGAAGTGTGGGCGGGATATCATGCGTGTGTTGAGAGGTTGGTCCCAGATGTTGATTTGCAAGACAAAATAGGGGAGGAGCTTGGTGTGTATATGAAAGCAGATGGAACATttggatatgatatggccattaGAGCCAGAACCAGAGTATCACCAG TTGACTGGTGGATGCTATTTGGTCATAGAGTTCCAAACTTGCAAGAGTTTGCTATTAGAGTTCAAAGTTCAACTTGTAGCTCATCCAGATGCGAGAGAAATTGGAGCGTGTATGAACAC ATTCATACTAAGAAGAGGAATAGGCTTGAGCTAAAGCGTCTCAACGATCTAGTGTTTGTTAAATATAATAGAACACTGATACGTCATTACAAAGCTTACAGCACCATTGATCCAATTATGTTGGATAATATTGATGAGGCAAATAAATGGTTAATTGAAGTCCCCCATAATCATGAAAATGTAATAGATGAAGGAGAAGATCTCACTCGGGATCATGTTGCTATGGCAAGTGGAGTTGAGGAGAATATTTATGGTTTTAGGAGGAGTACTTCAAGGAACAACGAAAGAGTCACTACAAGTTCAAGTAGAACCCTGGCAAGTGAAGTTGAGGAGAATATgtatgatgaagaagatgatgaccaATATAGTGAAGACGTGTTGACACTTCAAGAGTTTGCAATTCTTGAAGAAGAATAG